In the genome of Plasmodium falciparum 3D7 genome assembly, chromosome: 2, one region contains:
- a CDS encoding translation-enhancing factor: protein MLKKYIILIYIGVILNFITKNNNVVSVPEPFLSQNKDSFEEKKYTYGDNLQLGASTINTPKTQSQENKDINKETKNTIIKKTNNFPSTLNEKFPHKIQLTNKENKEDEQNKENKKDEQNKEDEQNKQNKEDEQNKQNKDKKNIVSNKLSGNNEQQNNSIPKSIQKPENCVKKQSNQFPRSYPEFFEANFGPIDELMDETDYSSDDLEDQLNYGYRGIEHDIDETDYYIGSILGYSDFMNKMKYQNTQIDNNKGKKTTNTMEKNKKNRDKKHSKKRKTKQNYKYKKENQNIENHIPQSKYKQERIEILDDNGKELKSHKNIKEEKGGIEKTDTTNIADIKIKKEERETKDEKEKNIQQLVKDVQLIKVGEETKDDEKEDKEGTDDEEDTDDEEDTDDEEDTDDEEDTSDEETTGDQENKEETEVDEKKTEKAEEELEEDKEESEKDKEESEKDKEESEKDKEESEKDKEKTEEDEEKTEDEKGTEVYKKETDVDEKKEKGEYGEGTDDEEDKEKEEDDEETKVEEKKTEKDEEGTDYEEDTDDSDKDEETKVEEKKTERDEEETEEDEKETEVEKKKTEKDEEGTDYEEDTDDSDKDVETEVEETDAEDKEENEEGTDDEEDKVEETDLDDQEEDGEEDKEDDKEKDKEDDKEDDKEKDKEDDKEKYKEDDKEDDKEDDKEKDKEDNKEKDKEDNKEKDKEDDKEKDKEDDKEKDKEDNKEKDKEDNKEKDKEDDKEKHDKHVRRIKKKMKDDDYDESLKTKNYYPHNMTFGQQQYFPYYNPLEQQNYQLHHIIKQQQNYHPHHIIKQQQNHNPHHILQEQEKHHPQGIPKEQPYNNVPYILKKGLEPKTHNHVKEDQPNIKQGVVKGQEPHVDDMHNNTKEHKNFKNTTDVKQPASHIYNNSSEKQIEHVYNKSPEKQIEHVYNKSPEKQIEHVYNNSPEKQIEHVYNNSPEKQIEHVYNNSPEKQIEHVYNNSPEKPARHTNNISLEKQNSHKYNVNIQDRHDPVYYKYEDMLKRDKDLFTIINNICELEFNSTNNYLMKIINNDKLKHNSLNDNEAILKEITKTQNELFSLKLPLEIKVSMALRISERLRAFVFDKDLTAYYIKKLKDIFKLETEAAKNYYYYVKCQKTFSDKKRLVNNLDSIKLYYESQINKNFISIPKDKIPTAIYRISNLVNDLIFLLPQSNANKAL from the coding sequence atgttaaagaaatatattatattaatatatatcgGTGTAATTCTAAATTTCATaactaaaaataataatgtagtGTCTGTTCCTGAGCCCTTTTTATCACAAAACAAAGATTcttttgaagaaaaaaaatatacgtaTGGGGATAATTTACAATTGGGGGCATCAACTATAAATACCCCTAAAACACAATcacaagaaaataaagatataaataaagaaacaaaaaatacaataataaaaaaaacgaaTAATTTTCCAAGTACCTTAAATGAGAAATTTCCTCATAAAATTCAATTAAccaataaagaaaataaagaagatgaacaaaataaagaaaataaaaaagatgaacaaaataaagaagatgaacaaaataaacaaaataaagaagatgaacaaaataaacaaaacaaggataaaaaaaatatagtaagTAACAAATTATCGGGAAACAATGAACAACAGAATAATTCTATTCCAAAATCAATACAAAAACCAGAGAATTGTGTCAAAAAACAAAGCAATCAATTTCCTCGTAGTTATCCAGAATTCTTTGAAGCAAATTTTGGACCCATAGATGAACTTATGGATGAAACGGATTATAGTAGTGATGATTTAGAAGATCAACTAAATTATGGTTATAGAGGAATAGAACATGATATTGATGAAACAGATTATTATATAGGAAGTATATTAGGATATAGTGattttatgaataaaatgaaatatcaGAATACACAAATTGATAATaacaaaggaaaaaaaactACAAACACTAtggaaaaaaacaaaaagaacaGAGATAAGAAACATtctaaaaaaaggaaaacaaaacaaaattataaatataagaagGAAAAccaaaatatagaaaatcaTATACCTCaaagtaaatataaacaagAACGAATTGAAATATTAGATGATAATGGAAAAGAATTGAAATCCcacaaaaatattaaagaagaaaaggGGGGAATAGAAAAAACTGATACTACTAATATAgcagatataaaaataaaaaaagaagaaagagaaacaaaagatgaaaaagaaaaaaacattcAACAGCTAGTAAAAGATGTACAATTAATAAAAGTTGGAGAAGAAACGAAAGACGACGAAAAAGAAGACAAAGAAGGAacagatgatgaagaagatacagatgatgaagaagatacagatgatgaagaagatacagatgatgaagaagatacAAGTGATGAAGAAACTACAGGTGATCAAGAAAACAAAGAAGAAACAGAAGTagacgaaaaaaaaacagaaaaagCCGAAGAAGAATTAGAAGAAGACAAAGAAGAATCAGAAAAAGACAAAGAAGAATCagaaaaagataaagaagaatcagaaaaagataaagaagAATCAGAAAAAGACAAAGAAAAAACtgaagaagatgaagaaaaaactgAAGACGAAAAAGGAACGGAAGTatacaaaaaagaaacagatgtagatgaaaaaaaagaaaagggaGAATATGGAGAGGGAacagatgatgaagaagacaaagaaaaagaagaagacgACGAAGAAACAAAAgtagaagaaaagaaaacaGAAAAAGACGAAGAGGGAACAGATTATGAAGAAGATACAGATGATTCAGACAAAGATGAAGAAACAAAAgtagaagaaaagaaaacaGAAAGAGACGAAGAAGAAACTGAAGAAGACGAAAAAGAAACAGAagtagaaaaaaagaaaacagaAAAAGACGAAGAGGGAACAGATTATGAAGAAGATACAGATGATTCAGACAAAGATGTAGAAACAGAAGTAGAAGAAACAGACGCAGAAGACAAAGAAGAAAACGAAGAGGGAacagatgatgaagaagacaAAGTAGAAGAAACAGACCTAGACGACCAAGAAGAAGACGGAGAAGAAGATAAAGAAGACGACAAAGAAAAAGACAAAGAAGATGACAAAGAAGATGACAAAGAAAAAGACAAAGAAGATGACAAAGAAAAATACAAAGAAGATGACAAAGAAGATGACAAAGAAGATGACAAAGAAAAAGACAAAGAAGATAACAAAGAAAAAGACAAAGAAGATAACAAAGAAAAAGACAAAGAAGATGACAAAGAAAAAGACAAAGAAGATGACAAAGAAAAAGACAAAGAAGATAACAAAGAAAAAGACAAAGAAGATAACAAAGAAAAAGACAAAGAAGATGACAAAGAAAAACATGATAAACATGTAAgaagaataaaaaagaaaatgaaagatGATGACTATGATGAAAGTTTGAAAacgaaaaattattatccaCATAATATGACATTTGGACAACAACAATATTTCCCATACTATAATCCATTAGAACAACAGAATTATCAACTACatcatattataaaacaaCAGCAAAATTATCACCCACatcatattataaaacaaCAGCAAAATCATAATCCACATCATATTTTACAAGAGCAAGAAAAACATCACCCACAAGGTATACCAAAGGAACAaccatataataatgttcCTTATATCTTAAAAAAGGGGCTTGAACCCAAAACTCATAACCATGTAAAAGAAGATCAACCTAATATTAAACAGGGTGTTGTAAAGGGACAAGAACCACATGTTGATGATATGCATAACAATACAAAAGAACATaagaattttaaaaatacaacCGATGTAAAACAACCAGCaagtcatatatataataattcatcagaaaaacaaattgaacatgtatataataagtcTCCTGAAAAACAAATTGaacatgtatataataagtcTCCTGAAAAACAAATTGaacatgtatataataattctccTGAAAAACAAATTGaacatgtatataataattctccTGAAAAACAAATTGaacatgtatataataattctccTGAAAAACAAATTGaacatgtatataataattctccTGAAAAACCTGCAAgacatacaaataatatttcattagaaaaacaaaatagtcataaatataatgttaatataCAAGATCGACATGATcctgtatattataaatatgaagataTGTTAAAAAGAGATAAAGATTTGTTTACAATTATCAACAACATTTGTGAACTGGAATTTAATTCTACAAATAActatttaatgaaaataattaataacgacaaattaaaacataattctttaaatgataatgaagccatattaaaagaaataactAAAACTCAAAATGAATTgttttctttaaaattaCCATTAGAAATTAAAGTATCAATGGCTCTTCGTATAAGTGAACGTTTACGTGCCTTTGTTTTTGATAAAGATTTAACagcttattatataaaaaaattaaaagatatatttaaattagaAACAGAGGCagcaaaaaattattattattatgtaaaatGTCAAAAAACGTTTAGTGATAAAAAACGTTTGGTTAATAATTTAGATTCAATAAAATTATACTATGAATcacaaattaataaaaattttattagcATACCCAAAGATAAAATACCTACAGCTATATATCGTATATCCAACTTAGTTaatgatttaatttttttacttcCACAATCAAATGCAAACAAAGCATTATAA
- a CDS encoding knob-associated histidine-rich protein: MKSFKNKNTLRRKKAFPVFTKILLVSFLVWVLKCSNNCNNGNGSGDSFDFRNKRTLAQKQHEHHHHHHHQHQHQHQAPHQAHHHHHHGEVNHQAPQVHQQVHGQDQAHHHHHHHHHQLQPQQPQGTVANPPSNEPVVKTQVFREARPGGGFKAYEEKYESKHYKLKENVVDGKKDCDEKYEAANYAFSEECPYTVNDYSQENGPNIFALRKRFPLGMNDEDEEGKEALAIKDKLPGGLDEYQNQLYGICNETCTTCGPAAIDYVPADAPNGYAYGGSAHDGSHGNLRGHDNKGSEGYGYEAPYNPGFNGAPGSNGMQNYVPPHGAGYSAPYGVPHGAAHGSRYSSFSSVNKYGKHGDEKHHSSKKHEGNDGEGEKKKKSKKHKDHDGEKKKSKKHKDNEDAESVKSKKHKSHDCEKKKSKKHKDNEDAESVKSKKSVKEKGEKHNGKKPCSKKTNEENKNKEKTNNSKSDGSKAHEKKENETKNTAGENKKVDSTSADNKSTNAATPGAKDKTQGGKTDKTGASTNAATNKGQCAAEGATKGATKEASTSKEATKEASTSKEATKEASTSKEATKEASTSKGATKEASTTEGATKGASTTAGSTTGATTGANAVQSKDETADKNAANNGEQVMSRGQAQLQEAGKKKKKRGCCG, translated from the exons ATGAAAAGTTTTAAGAACAAAAATACTTTGAGGAGAAAGAAGGCTTTCCCTGTTTTTACTAAAATTCTTTTAGTCTCTTTTTTAGTATGGGTTTTGAAGTGCTCTAATAAC tGCAATAATGGAAACGGATCCGGTGACTCCTTCGATTTCAGAAATAAGAGAACTTTAGCACAAAAGCAACATGAACACCATCACCACCATCACCATCAACATCAACACCAACACCAAGCTCCACACCAAGCACACCACCATCATCATCATGGAGAAGTAAATCACCAAGCACCACAGGTTCACCAACAAGTACATGGTCAAGACCAAGCACACCATCACCATCATCACCACCATCATCAATTACAACCTCAACAACCCCAGGGAACAGTTGCTAATCCTCCTAGTAATGAACCAGTTGTAAAAACCCAAGTATTCAGGGAAGCAAGACCAGGTGGAGGTTTCAAAgcatatgaagaaaaatacGAATCAAAACACTATAAATTAAAGGAAAATGTTGTCGATGGTAAAAAAGATTGTGATGAAAAATACGAAGCTGCCAATTATGCTTTCTCCGAAGAGTGCCCATACACCGTAAACGATTATAGCCAAGAAAATGGTCCAAATATATTTGCCTTAAGAAAAAGATTCCCTCTTGGAAtgaatgatgaagatgaagaagGTAAAGAAGCATTAGcaataaaagataaattacCAGGTGGTTTAGATGAATACCAAAACCAATTATATGGAATATGTAATGAGACATGTACCACATGTGGACCTGCCGCTATAGATTATGTTCCAGCAGATGCACCAAATGGCTATGCTTATGGAGGAAGTGCACACGATGGTTCTCACGGTAATTTAAGAGGACACGATAATAAAGGTTCAGAAGGTTATGGATATGAAGCTCCATATAACCCAGGATTTAATGGTGCTCCTGGAAGTAATGGTATGCAAAATTATGTCCCACCCCATGGTGCAGGCTATTCAGCTCCATACGGAGTTCCACATGGTGCAGCCCATGGTTCAAGATATAGTTCATTCAGTTCcgtaaataaatatggaaAACACGGTGATGAAAAACACCATTCCTCTAAAAAGCATGAAGGAAATGACGGTGaaggagaaaaaaagaaaaaatcaaaaaaacaCAAAGACCACGAtggagaaaagaaaaaatcaaaaaaacaCAAAGACAATGAAGATGCAGAAAGcgtaaaatcaaaaaaacaCAAAAGCCACGATtgtgaaaagaaaaaatcaaaaaaacaCAAAGACAATGAAGATGCAGAAAGcgtaaaatcaaaaaaaagtGTTAAAGAAAAGGGAGAAAAGCATAATGGAAAAAAACCATGCAGCAAAAAAACTAacgaagaaaataaaaataaagaaaaaaccAATAATTCAAAATCAGATGGATCAAAAGctcatgaaaaaaaagaaaatgaaacaaaaaaCACCGCtggagaaaataaaaaagtagaTTCTACTTCAGCTGATAATAAATCAACAAATGCTGCTACACCAGGCGCAAAAGATAAAACTCAAGGAGGAAAAACTGACAAAACAGGAGCAAGTACTAATGCCGCAACAAATAAAGGACAATGTGCTGCTGAAGGAGCAACTAAGGGAGCAACTAAAGAAGCAAGTACTTCTAAAGAAGCAACAAAAGAAGCAAGTACTTCTAAAGAAGCAACAAAAGAAGCAAGTACTTCTAAAGAAGCAACAAAAGAAGCAAGTACTTCTAAAGGAGCAACTAAAGAAGCAAGTACTACTGAAGGAGCAACTAAAGGAGCAAGTACTACTGCAGGTTCAACTACAGGAGCAACTACAGGAGCTAATGCAGTACAATCTAAAGATGAAACTGCCGATAAAAATGCTGCAAATAATGGTGAACAAGTAATGTCAAGAGGACAAGCACAATTACAAGAAGCaggaaagaaaaagaagaaaagaggATGCTGTGGTTAA
- a CDS encoding liver stage associated protein 2, with product MWLCKRGLSVNDTTKCDVPCKDFYMLFLSNKKEKIKCGTFFGYIFLSKFMKLSISLLLLALIQNILLSNVSLISGSHLYKRNSRKFAEGYMKGSGSEKNVYLSNKNKEINMNQQSDNKMCDECDDMNQPGDVNKNDKTSNDQANSSDSDCEPLPFGLKPSDLNRKVTEEDLERMIIELPGKLERKDMYLIWHYSHSLLRDKFNKMKSSLWSICGKLAHEHKLPFKIKMKKWWKCCGHVTDELLIKEHDDYNSIYNYINNESSSREQFLIFLNMIKHSWTTFTMETFIKCKISLENNMRNVTN from the exons atgtggTTATGCAAAAGGGGACTGAGTGTTAATGATACAACTAAATGTGATGTTCCATGTAAAGATTTTTACATGTTATTTTtaagtaataaaaaagagaaaattaAATGTGGAACATTTTTTGGTTATATCTTTTTAAGTAAATTTATGAAATTGTCAATTTCTCTTCTTTTACTTGCATTAATTCAg AATATACTATTAAGCAATGTTTCTTTAATTTCTGGATCACACTTATATAAGAGAAATTCAAGAAAATTTGCTGAGGGATATATGAAGGGATCTGGATcagaaaaaaatgtatatctttcaaataaaaataaagaaattaatatGAACCAACAATCAGATAATAAAATGTGTGATGAATGTGATGATATGAATCAACCAGGagatgtaaataaaaatgacaaaACATCAAATGATCAAGCAAATTCAAGTGATTCTGATTGTGAGCCCTTACCATTTGGATTAAAACCTTCAGATTTAAATAGAAAAGTTACAGAAGAAGATTTAGAAAGAATGATAATAGAATTACCAGGAAAATTAGAAAGGAAAGATATGTATTTAATATGGCATTATAGTCATTCTCTTTTGAGagataaatttaataaaatgaaaagttCGTTATGGAGTATTTGTGGGAAATTAGCTCATGAACATAAGTTACCATtcaaaattaaaatgaaGAAATGGTGGAAATGTTGTGGTCATGTTACAGatgaattattaataaaagagcatgatgattataattctatatataattatattaataatgaatcATCAAGTCGTGAAcaatttcttatatttcttaatatGATAAAGCATTCATGGACAACATTTACTATGGAGacttttattaaatgtaaGATTTCTTTAGAAAATAACATGAGAAATGttacaaattaa
- a CDS encoding EMP1-trafficking protein yields MVNKDNRKIHKAHISRYVGYRKREMNNTFFSKSYKLFFSNNKYEYSKDEEKKNIYPLSLKLLILTVFICILQFSNNNGYFEKYVNKNSGNDNEYYFNIKYNRSLAELKKRIGAIREMINNDSFGTVFKNHLPLPASITKGDSEAEAGGNDSRNTSEKAVSSSNDDNNTNDEGKDKRKLKGICKVKKLMGLSKICGNKSGKSNLQLQKALDILEIIFEQVSKALPFILPFVPPFMVYKYGYAKTYVMLYTFNLIHAMFKWAILLRNMLMKSKQRRNEALREQDDNLNIQNQ; encoded by the exons ATGGTGAATAAAGATAATAGGAAAATTCATAAGGCACATATTAGTAGATATGTAGGATATAGGAAACGAGAAATGaataatactttttttaGCAAATCCTATAAGttgtttttttcaaataataaatatgaatattcaaaagatgaagaaaaaaaaaatatatatcctttATCATTAAAACTTTTAATATTAACagtttttatatgtatattgcaattttctaataataat gGATATTTCGAAAAgtatgttaataaaaattcagGAAATGACAATgagtattattttaatataaaatataatagatCCTTAgcagaattaaaaaaaagaattggCGCTATAAGAGAAATGATAAATAACGATTCCTTTGGTACCGTTTTTAAAAATCATTTACCATTACCTGCAAGTATAACTAAAGGAGATTCTGAAGCAGAAGCAGGTGGTAATGATTCACGTAATACATCAGAAAAAGCTGTAAGTTCttcaaatgatgataataatacaaatgatgaAGGAAAAGATAAACGTAAATTAAAAGGAATTTGTAaagttaaaaaattaatgggATTATCAAAAATATGTGGGAATAAATCAGGTAAATCGAATTTACAATTACAAAAAGCTTTGGATATATTAGAAATAATTTTTGAACAAGTTTCAAAAGCATTACCTTTTATATTACCTTTCGTTCCTCCATTTATGGTTTATAAATATGGATATGCAAAAACGTATGTAatgttatatacatttaatttaattcatGCTATGTTTAAATGGGCTATTTTATTGAGAAATATGTTAATGAAAAGTAAACAACGCAGAAATGAAGCACTTAGGGAACAAGATGacaatttaaatatacaaaaccAATAA
- a CDS encoding early transcribed membrane protein 2, which yields MKLSKILYFFAALLALNFIAPRDYNSMVEAKPAKKLTPAERKKRNQNIMIYSSIASAVALLIGGAVGLGIHLHKNNKGDNKKGTPGAKKNDNKAVNPSISSTMYRA from the coding sequence atgAAACTCTCCAAAATCTTATATTTCTTCGCAGCCCTCTTAGCTCTCAACTTCATTGCCCCAAGAGATTACAATAGCATGGTAGAAGCAAAGCCAGCCAAAAAATTAACACCAGCAGAAAGGAAAAAGagaaatcaaaatataatgatatacagTTCTATAGCCTCTGCTGTTGCTTTACTTATTGGAGGTGCAGTAGGTTTAGGTATTcatttacataaaaataacaagGGAGACAACAAGAAAGGTACTCCAGgagcaaaaaaaaatgataacaaaGCAGTAAACCCATCAATATCAAGTACCATGTACAGAGcctaa